In Rhopalosiphum padi isolate XX-2018 chromosome 3, ASM2088224v1, whole genome shotgun sequence, the genomic stretch TTATTTGACTTACTATGATCatgttatttatgaaataaattacattgtgGGTGTGGCATATGTatgaatattgtatgtatactactatatttagtacctatatgtttatttacttaggtacataaactatgttattattttgaatttgtaaaaataatatcattattatgtatatatattttttaaactagctatttttttttatttttttttttagactaaGCGAGacggttaatattatattgattttatttatatgacgtgttttacattattttgataattaaaaataataataacataatttaagaacaatataatatacaagtttattaattaaaaatataaactgaaaAATGTGAAAAGATAACGTGAGgcgtttttttaacaaaaaatgttttacttatatCGATCCaagtaagtattattttacagGATAGAAATCCATTccctattaaattttaattgaccTATcacttatataaaacaaatctgATTATGTTGCACTATAGCTATTATCATATACGTGACAACATATAAATTACACGGTTATTACGAAGAATTATATGCCcgaattatgtaaatttatatgaatatcttATAGGCTATTTTCCGAGGTAAATTTTCcaacctttattatttttttttaattttaattcttactTTTTAGTAAAATCGATTGGTACTGAACTATTTATACCATACTATATGGGCATAAATACCGTGTGTGATACACGTACACAACGGTTTATTTTTGGATATTACCATTCGCACACAACTCATTCGATACAAAAccaacgaaataatataataatattatatttacaccacTCGCACAAACAGCAGTCACCAAAGTTAATACAATTAGGTCAGCTGGAAGTGGTttactcgtatattttatttcgtaccgcatataggtatagtataatattaaatttcactgGTCGTTTGTTGACATCATACtatggtattatatatacaagcaGTTTGGCTCCTGCTGAATTTccgagaaaaaaaaacgaaatcaaTATTTACGTCAGTAACACAgtgttatcaatatatatatatatatatatatatatatatatatatatatatatattaatatattaaataacattattaaacgaAAGACGggaaacaacaacaacaacaacaacgaagTGATGTCTGTAGCAGACAATCGCACTATACCTTTACTTATACTGTCAAACCAAACTTCACCCGCGAATAAAGATGCCAAaggtggtatattatattatattaaattttattataatataccttaatattatacgagtactatATTACCAAGCATCCTTTCGCGATTATTGcgattatattcaaaataataattaactcacTCAACACCGCGTTTCCTGGCACCAAATCACTGGCGAAGATTTTAGTTTCACCGAATTTCGGTGGATTCGAGCGAAAACTTTCAAGCTGTACGAACGTGCTGTTTTCCATTTCTTTCAGCTTAGCCTTCAACACGTAGCTCGTCTCGACGTTCTCTGCAACACGGATCGCgcgttattgtttaattataataatattgtaagcgCTATGTGCGctatgtagataatataatatacaacgtaggtaggtatatgtatatatatatatataacgtagataatatattataatattatacaataaatatatgcgCAAGAtagttttgaaattgttttacacTGTTTGtacgtctatatatatatatatatacatatgtgtgtgtgtgttaaacGCTCATATAAGCTTTTTAGACGCACACGCCCTGAAGGTTGGTAGGTATATAAGATTGTATgtcgtattaatatatataccgtGCATATATGTATTACAGGTagcttatgtacctatacaaaatagtatataatatttacgatggtcttatatttttacacataaataatatatcaatttaactTTACTGAATGTTATGTTGTATCGGCCGTTGGCGTTTATCGGCATACGTCCCAAATATCCTTTGAACTGATATTGACCGGAGCTTAATAAGTTTTTGAAGTTTGCGGAGAATCCCACTTCCATTTTATTTGGGTTTTGAAGTTTTGATCTATATAATATCACGACGTATTAATCAAACAcacatcatatataatataatatattcgtaagtATTATATTGCGTAGTATGTGCGTGTATAGATATATAAGGAAATTCTACGAATTGAATTTTCGGTCAAACATAATATGAactctactataatatatattatacagactatACCTACAGGGAGCTTCATCAAACATGTTCAtcttatttttcttattcaaaagtgtatatagttattcaaaatctgatgtttgaaatatttaattatattttatgacgaTATTGTCAAAttctaaagattttttttaatatttgagcaGTGTTCTTCTGTTACAGCTATACAAACTTCTAATCTTTCTTTCAAATgagaatttgaatttaattcctctatttaaactatttagcgtaggtatatatttttttttaaatgttgacaatATAAGTTGttgaacttatttataattattcaaaaaatttgaatttgaataaatttaaattaattattaaattaaaaatcgggGAGGGAAAGCATTCTTCGTGAATCACTTTTTATGAtgaacctatttatattattatgtccgtatatacatgtacacgttaaataaagttaaataaatacgtACATTGACATAATATGCGTTAAAATGTATAAGCCTATATACGTGCATTTGTTATCACGTACCTGCAGAATAAGTCGTCAGTTTGATTGTTAATCTTAAGAGGATATCCgtgcaatatttgttttctctctcagacccacgagaaaaaataaaataaacttgataAGCTCTTTACctgtttatctatattatattatacagctacAATGAAATGAAATAACTGATTTGAGTTGGTTATGTGGAAGCTGCTAATAAATTCGAAGAatacttttatcaaaattaatctaaaaatctACTCGTAGGTATGTCAATTGTCAGTGATcctacattatataggtacctacgatcTACCCTGAAATCGAAACTAAACCTAAACTCACGCTAAAATATACGTACTTTAAGAACCAGTCGTATaaagtattcaaaaaaataaactcaaatatgtattcaaataatctctttattctttaaatagaattttttttgaaatagaaaaatacttttaaatgtatgaaaaacaaatttttttaatcaatccGTAATCCGTATACATATAGTTGTTACAAGCATTATTTGATGCTGTATctatactataaatacaataattatttgtatatttatcatgtaagtattcatgtttatacattaattataattattttataaacattgattACCAGCCATTTTCCAGGGCGAAAAGCCTGGACATTATGCTATAgtcattatacttttatacttttatacttttatactgtTGTTTATACCACTTGTCATTATATTCTGTTTTGCTACCTGcttattactatacataaattatatatatattgttacattGTCTATGccatacgaataaataaataaaaccagccattcaaaaattaaaactgacaTAAATTAtcggtaaaaaatatattttttaagtaatcgaattcatttttatgtattcaaatgtttttttctaaattactatatttttaatacgtatGAGTATTCTATACAGAATTTTTCAACCATATATttggatattaaaaatctaactaATATACAACATAAGTTTTAAAAGATTGGTAGGAAATAACCTACTGcagaaaatatatacatttcaccttatattatacatctataaatATCTTACCTGAGCGATAACAACTTGACTGTTGTCAAACCTTCAGTCATCATGTTCTTTACTGAAATTTTTCCACCAATCAGACGAGCTTTATGTTCGAAATTTAACGGATTTTCCAAGGGCAATGGATCAAATTCACGCAAACCAAATTCATCATTAcctatagtcatataaatacgttcaataaaaataattcgtatttatattattttactttatataaattataaatatgttaagtcTATAAAGTTAcacatttatttgtaaaatattacacaacaaattaaattatatcatatttatgtatacgtatttGAAAAATGGAAATAGACATCTTATGCGTAaaacaaagtaataaaaaattatgtttttaaaaattaatatctaaattgGAAATTCTTTACGATTTGTAAACAGATTTTTGGAATAAAggagttaattaatatataaacgtattaaatttgaaaaggaatttacaataattataggaCTACgttgttaaaacaaaaataattttaataaaaaacaaaaacttgtaaaaatcagttttattcAAAATCTTATTAACATATAGAGTagaaatagaattttttaaatcgatttcCAATGCACCTAATGAAGTCTTTCacattcaaagaaaaaaatcgaaatcgGATCGTTCTACAACGTGTGGGAGTTTTTCCTGTAGGCATATTATTGagcaaaaaataaacaacaggtcccataaaaaaaaatatataaatggacataaaatatattccaaacggacataataatgattaatgagcacgatttattatttattttcttaatgtatttaaaaataataacatcttattatcataattattattattttatactaagaacttacataaaaataattttagaaaattcgtTGAATTCCATTTGCACGACACTCGCACAAAGCTTTAAATACCGTTAAATACTTTATTGTTTTACCAACTaaagaatattgtaaaatttgaaaaaggATTTTATTATTCccggaaaatatattatatatataagtactaaaataaaataaataaggagtattttaaagttaatttcgTGCGTTCTTCTATACAGCACTTGTTTTTGGGGCTGAAGTACTATATAGAGGTTTATGTAGATTTAATTTGGTACAGCTGGAGTCGCAGTGGCTTGCAGACTTAAATCATACTCTCATAAAAGGTACCATTTAGCTAAGCGTTAAGCACTTCCAAAAAATTACGTAAaactaaattatcaattttaaagataaattatgaattcctataaaaataatttatgttttaaacaaattttataaaatccatTTCtacgaaattaatattaaataaattattacttttagcatttacaaatatattccaGAACAATTCCTAAAAGGAAAAGTAAGAAgagtaattcaaaaaatgtggATAAAcgctgaattttttttattataatattatacatacatatactgtAAATTCCGatatgtaaacattatattataataataattattattaaagacgCTATAGCAGCCGTCACGTCGACCTCTTGTACAGATTATAAGTTTAACGTAGGTGtatagcatatattatgtatacacaatatacgagAATATAGCTGTTCCGATGCGTGGAAATATTTACACACTTCCATGTTTCTGATCTCTCACGCACAAACTTTTGTATGATGTACAGTACATTTTATGCCTGTCAAGTCCCACCTGATATTTTAAAGCAGATATTATGTTCATCCAAAACTGAAAACATGATATCGAAAACCACCCACTAAACTGCTCGAGCTCGAGATtagttctattttaatttattttgaataattagttttattatgttCTACTGCGTTTTACTAAAATTTGACAGTTGTATTTTTAcgcgaaaaataattaaaaactgtgtTTTATGTATAGAGTGAAACCTCCCCTAACGGACACCTACCAATAGCGGACTATTTCTTGGAGACGAGGACATttctattactttttaatttaaaaacttccgAATAACGAAcgccttttttaaaaaaaaaaattaggaataACATGAAGTTTTACGCAAACCCAGtgtttgacaaaatcgattttttttttagtattactcAAAAACAAACaaccgtagatacttgaaatttcacaaaatatttatgttaacatttccaacatatgaaataattttctaaatatttttttttgagctatttatagacatttgggATTATCAATCTTTTTTTCTCTGaatgttaataacattttttggcTCAAtatgcttgaaaattaaatgtaagtttCTATATAAGTTTTTCATTCaccatatttcatataaaatgatttaacaatgaattttaattaaaaacatctaTTACTGCAGTGTTCCACTCGACACTTGGCCGCCTTTTTTATCTTTTGATTTCTTTAAATGGAAAATGGgtattgtattgatattatattatattttaaatgttaacattttaacaataatattagtttttattttatttgactaatTTTTCAATTGTTAAAACTAATAGTGcaattttttcctttaaaacatttactttttatgaatttcaaaaatgtaggtACCCCTTCTGAATAACGGACAAAATTTCAGTGACCGAGAGTGTCCGCTATTCAGCATgggtttcactgtattatagTTTACAAGCATCCCGCTTTGAGGGGTCACATTATCATAGACACACTATATCAGTCAGTGTGTATAGTgcctattaaaaacattatataaaaattaatttagttgaaCGGTTTTCTAAATCGAACAATCAGTTCATTAGTTAAAACATCcgattgatattatttacaacgATACAGATTTTAGaagatgaaaatttaatttagtaacccattaaatgtttgtttctttttatttttcatatgccgttaaaaaaaaaatatggcaaTCTATAAAAAGACGTACGCGAGTATCAGTGTACGGGCTATTATATCAACTGTACATTGCGCCAAAAATCGTTTGGTCTAATTTTCTTCTATATGTTTgcatgttattaatattgtaaaatagtcCGATTTTATTGGACGAACAGTTATTCAAATCAAAAGAAATAAAACCGACCACGGTCAGTATTAAAAATCGGTTATTTGTGtacttctttatttatttatttacacgggTGCAGTGTGACAAAAAGGAACGTTTCCATCTCGTTGGAATAACgtgttaatatgttatagaaATGTCCGTATTCTGTAAAAcgcaataacatttattattattgggtacttagtacttatttatattatacctctTCGGGTTTATGTTATACGAGACCAATAAAATTGAAACTTGTTGAAAAAGCCGCCGCGCGGCGCGTCTATATCAGAACGTAAAACGTCTTGacccatattttattattataaacgtataggAAGTATATGTGAGCGAAAAAATCATCAAGAGTCTGGTATGATTTCAATGATTtgtacgtacaataataataataataataattaataacgtaatATCGTATAAGCATACGATATTATATGATGCTGCTGCATCTTCTTATGTTACCTTTATGGAATTGCTCGACCACGTCGTTAATTCTTTTGCGGATGCAAACGTCTATTTTTGGGTCGTCCCGAAAACATAGATCTGTGTATTCACCCGGTCCGTcggctgaaaaaaaaaacaatttacacactataatattattaatattataacgttgtcGGTCGGTCGTACACGCTGCGCGCATATACCACTCGCAGTATTATAATCGGTGCAGTAggtacagtaaaatattattataatattattgttaatttgtataatatcatacgagtgaactatacaatattatattaaattacattatattattataataataatttacgcaatataaaatattattatcgttttcggATATCGTCTGAACCGTTGCTTACTTATTAATTTGTCAACATCCGTACacgtacacacgcacacacacacacaaacatacacacacacacacacacacacacacacacacacacacacacagattcGGGTATTTATACCCCGtttcgtgtgtatatatacgcgcgcgcacatacacacacatccGTACACGCTCACTCGCAAATTACAGATATTATTTTAGAACGCATTCGAAAATAACCGAATGGAAACACACGCCAGTGTGAAAGACGATATTGTGCGGCGGCGGGCGCGCGCGCGCCAGTGCATGTgtgttgaaaaaatgtatttattttttgttgcaaTCACGGCGacggtgataatattatacgacaataattattgaaaggCTTGGTGAACGATAACGATTTTTCTTGGTTTTTTATTTGCTTCGTTTGATCTCTCGAGAAAAAAAAACGTCGTCAAAATTCAGTCTCTGCAAAAGTGCAAACACAAGCTGACGATTGTCACTATTATACCATTACGCcgcacaatatatacatatatatatatatatgttatacgtcTGATATCGGACGTGTACACGAAACAAAACACAATGGAATCCTAGtgtgttgatatattatatatgtatactatatttattcgTCTTTCAATATTTAAGAAACACTTACACACGAAGAGAcaacattattatgtgtaacatcgtaatataattattgcacTTATTGCAGTAGGAGatatatgatgatataatactatagattACCTTAATATATGCGGAGAATAAAGCGGACTGATGATCTTAGGTCCTGGTTGTAGTGAACTTATTTAGGGCCTGTAAATGGCAAATAAATCCCCAgatttgataatttatcaaattattaccAATCAAGGTGAAAGAAGGACtttttaagttttgtttttGAACCATcgcatatattgatatattattttattaatttttatcgtcAATGTATACTACCCAAACATGGACGCAGAATGCGTCGTTTGTGCCCCGGAAATCTAACTATAGAAACTCATGCCAGACGGGAATCCGTAATAATAGTCGCATTTCGTTCTCGAATAATTTTCGTTCCgccatatttttgatattacacgttataatatgtatttgtatcgatatacataatatacaatgtacattattaagTAAAGGCTAAACGGTTAACGAATACCACTgcagtttataaataaacagaTAGACAGTCGATTCTTgataactcaatttttttatttcaaatacaaataaattacctTCAAACGATATATAGGgattatttagtttttgaataactcaaatattttttttccttttcaatTTCGAGTTACTGAGAAACGAGAgtctaaatatacattaaatttggtactgtagattatttttaatacagaatAACCATGAATttgatagtatataataattataatattatttattattgtaaataaaaacgaaCCATGTTTGTGTAAATTATACACTCGAaactcaacaaaaaaaatacacaatggttatattatacgcattcgGAGTTTGCGTTTCGCGATTCGTTAAAATGCACTCGTATATGTTGACATCTACGATCGCACGTGTTGTACGGTTGTACCTCTTTAAAATATTCGTTAGTACTTGTTCACGACTCATgaacttttttaatttgtggGGTTCATAGATATTCATCAACAGAGCAACCTcctaaata encodes the following:
- the LOC132927522 gene encoding uncharacterized protein LOC132927522, whose amino-acid sequence is MNDKYVVFGWFVVCTMEFFISPKIFVHSADGPGEYTDLCFRDDPKIDVCIRKRINDVVEQFHKGNDEFGLREFDPLPLENPLNFEHKARLIGGKISVKNMMTEGLTTVKLLSLRSKLQNPNKMEVGFSANFKNLLSSGQYQFKGYLGRMPINANGRYNITFKNVETSYVLKAKLKEMENSTFVQLESFRSNPPKFGETKIFASDLVPGNAVLNRVALRFVNQYAIQITDELYPAVGPVLDNIQMDMCNKMLSMFPFDVLLPPTRTH